GGAGCGTGAAGTATGCCGTTTCTGTGGTGTCCTGTGAGCACCAGATAGTTCTCTCCCACTTTAAAAATGGGCATACTGTCAGGTGAGGCTGGTCTAAAACCTACCAGAGTGGAGATGAGGCGGGCGTGCTTCATGGAGGGTATTATGCGAAGAGCATTCTCAGACAGGGTTTTTAAACCCTCAAGCGTTATGTCAGGATTAAAGCCATCCGTCTCGGAAGTAGCACCTACGTAAGTGTATCTACTTCTGGGTATTATGTAAGATACAGAAGAGTAATGCACTCTACTAACATAAACATCTTTCACCTTAAGGGCTTGTCCCTTTATTGGGAAAACGGGAAGGTCAAAGAGGGTTTTTATCCAGGCTCCCGTGCAGAAAAGATAAAAGTCCGCCTCATATTTGCCTTTTAAACCCTCTAAGTAAACGACTCTTTCCTCCTCCATGTGTGCCCTGACGATATGGTCAATGGTAAACTCCATCCCCATCCTGCTGACAGCAAAAAGAAGAGCATCCATAAGCATCTGTGCATCCACCCAGCCTTCTTCCGCATAGTGAATTATGCCCTGCACATCTCTGGAGAGCAAAGAGGAAGGCTCCAAAAGCTCCACCTTATATCCCTTTTCCGCATAAGCCTGAGCTTTACTGAAAAGCTCATCCTCACCTTTTAACACTACCCTGTTTATGCCCTCCATCCACAGGTCCACCTTCTGCCCGGATACATCCCCGAGAAAACTCACAAAAGACGGATACTCCTTTAAGCTCTCGTAAGAAAAATCAAAGAGGAGGCCTTCAAGCCCTTCGGAAAAAGGAGCTAGCATACCACCAGCCACCCACGAAGTTGCCTCCTCTGGGTTTCTGGTTATTACGCTCACCCTAAAACCTGCATAAGAAAGCAAAAGTGCTGAGCTAAGCCCTATAACTCCGCTTCCTATTACAATGATTTTTGTCATGGTATATAATAAGTTATATGGGAGAACTAAAAAGAAAACTTGACACAGATTATGTATACTTTGCAGAGGTGGAAATGCTTTTAAACTACGGTATAGGATATCCAGACCTTATAATAAGACTAAGAGAGAAGATACATCAGGAAGGTCTTGAGGATAGCGTTTATGTTAGAAAAACTGACAGAAAGCTACTCCAGAATGTACACAGATTTATAGAACTTCTTGATGGTTCTGACGAGCCTATTTTGGACGATGAAAGTCAGCCTCATGAAAAGTGGTGGTGGCATCTTCGCAGCATAGCAAGGGGTAAGCACCCCAGCTTAACACTTCCCTCTTATCTTAGAGATGTTTATAGAAAAAGGCGCAAATACTGGAAGCAGAGAGGGAAAGAAAACCTTTATAACAGAAGTTATTGGATGGAACCCCGCAGGTATGGTCAAGAATTTTTAGGTAAACTTGACAAAGTGTAGCAAAGCTTCCGCAAGGTGGATGGAAAAACTGAGAATATAGCCAAATGGCAATAAACTATTTCTTATGGAAGAGATTGCACTTTGGCGAAAGAGGATAGACGAGATAGATGAAGAGATACTGAGGCTTCTCAACGAAAGGATTAAAATAGCACAGAAAATAGGTGAAATCAAAAAAGCTTCTGGTCTTGATATTCACGCTCCTGAAAGAGAAAGAGAGATATTTGAAAGAGTATTAAAGTTGAACGAGGAGCTTTATGGCGGAGAGTTTCCCAAAGAAGCCCTCTTTCACATATACAGAGAGATAATGTCTGCATGCCTGTCTGTGGAAAAGCCCTTGCGGGTTGCCTACTTGGGACCAAAGGCAACCTTTACCCATCAGGCAGCTCTTGAGTACTTCGGTTTTTCTGTGCATTATATTCCAGTTAGCACCATAAAGGATGTTTTTAACGAGGTGGACCTTGGTAGAGCAGATTACGGAGTTGTCCCTGTGGAAAACACCATAGAGGGCGTTGTCAATTACACTCTGGACATGTTCTTAGAGTATGACCTCAAAATAGTGGGTGAAGTTGTAATTCCCATAAAGCTCCACCTGCTATCTAACTTATCAAGTTTGGAAGATGTAAAGAGGATATACTCCCACAGGCACGCCATAGCTCAGTGCAGAAACTGGATAGACAAAAATCTACCCAAGGCTCAGATCATAGAAACTGAAAGCACTGCAAGAGCTTGCGAGATAGTTCTTGAGCTTAATGATGCTGCAGCTATTGCTAGTGAAGTGGCATCTTACACCTATCACCTTAACATACTTGCTCAGAATATACAGGAAAGCGCTAACAACTTTACAAGATTCCTCATCGTAGGAAATAGAAGTATGAAGAGGACAGGAAAGGACAAGACGAGTTTGATCCTTGCCGTCAGGAATAAGCCCGGTGATCTTTACAAAACCCTTGAGAGCTTTTACCTATACGGAGTGAACCTTACCAAGATAGAATCAAGACCCTCCAAAAAGAAAGCCTGGGACTATGTTTTCTTTGTGGACCTGGACGGACATATGGAGGATCATAATGTAAGGATGGCTCTTGACCTGCTTGCCAAGGAAAACCGTATTATAAAGATGCTGGGGTCTTATCCAAAGGCTCTATTTGAGGAGAGCTAAAGCTGAAAGTAGCTCTCTTTTGTGCATATTTCCTGTATCTGGCTTGATAACGCTTTCTCCAATTTTTAGCCCTACAGGATAGCCTTCACGGATAAACCTTATGATCAAGTAAGAGAGCTTAGATATCTTCTCTTCCAAACCTCCATCAACCATATCCAGGGAGAGTATTATAGGTTTTTTCTCCTGCGAATAGGTGTCCTTTACATAAAGGGTACCTGTCTTGGCGGAAGCTTTCCAGTGTATTAGCTTTACAGGTTCTCCTCTGTACTCCCTTATGGAATGAACCTCGTCATAGCCTCTGGTAAGGCTATGAAGACTCTCTTGACCTTTTTTAGCATCTTGATGGTCCACAGCCTTCAAATCTGCAACTATGGGCTTTGGAAAGACAATAAGATTTACAGGCACCTTTTCCGTATAGTACCTTTCAAAGAGTCCCACAGGAAAGGTGGTGGCAACCATGATCTCTACGCTTTCATAAAAACCTCTGTTTTCAAAGTATATTTCCACACCTGCCTCCGCTCTTTTGAAAACAACAGGTACCACCTCATTTTTGAGCTTGGAAGGGAAAGATATTAGAAAAGAAGGGAGGAGTTTGTGGTTCTCAACGATGAGCCTGAAAGTTTCATACCTTCCCGCATATACCTCCGCAGGTGGCACAAGCTTTATGGTTAAACCCCTCAGGTTGTAAAGAGATAGTATGCCGGAAGTTAGCATAAAAGACAGCATGGAAGATACCACCAGATATAGTAAGTTGTTGGCTGTGTTTACCGCCGCAATGCCAAAGAATACGGTTATGCCTATGAAGATTATACCTACGCGATTAACTTTTACCCTGTACTTTTTCTTCATTCTTGGCCAGCAGTTTTAGCATCTCAAAAGGTATGGGAATGAGGAGCGTGTTTCCGGGCTTTGCACTTACCGTTTGTATAGTCTCTAAGTATCTGAGCTGTAAAGCCAAGGGTTCTGAAGCTAAAATTTTTGCGGCGTCTGCAAGTTTTTGAGCCGCTTGATACTCTGCTTCAGCGGTTATGATCTTGGCTCTCCTTTCCCTTTCCGCTTCTGCCTGTCTTGCCATGGCGCGCCTTAGCTCTTCCGGAAGGTCTATCCTTTTGAGTTCAACGGACACAACCTTTACGCCCCAAGGGTCCGTCTGTCTGTCTATGATCTCCTGAAGGGTGATGTTAAGCTTTTCTCTCTCTGCCAAAAGCTCGTCCAGCTCTACAGAACCGCACACACTTCTCAGAGTAGTCTGTGCTATCTGGGATGTTGCATAGTAATAGTTTTCCACCTCAACCACCGCCTTTACAGGGTCCACCACCCTAAAATAAACTACCGCATCCACGCTCACCGACACATTATCCCTGGTTATGATATCCTGGGTTGGAACATCAAGAGTTACAGTCCTTAGGTCCATCTTAACCATTCTGTCTATTACAGGTATGAGGATAAAAAGCCCTGGACCTTTTGCCCCTATAACCCTTCCCAGTCTGAAGATAACAGCTCTTTGATACTCTGGCACTATTTTGACACTAACCAAGAGAAAAATCACCACCGCCACCAAGATGACCACCAAAGGCGAAAAACTCATAAGAGCACCTCCCAAAATTTTTAGTAAATCCGCACCAAAGATAGATGCAATAACTATGGCAAAGAACAGCACAAAAATTAATAAGTCAAGCACCCCCTTCACCATAATATAAATATATCTTCCTCACCGGGAAGGGTATCTCTATTCCCTCTTTTTCATAAGCTTCTTTTATCCTCTTTATAAACTCGTGCTTTACTAAAAATTGGGCATCCGTATCAAGCACTCTGAGTATGACGCTAAAGTTTATACTGAAGTCTCCAAAGGCGCTGTATCTTATGAAGGGTTCAAAGCTTGGGTCCGCACCTTCAACACTCCTCTGGACCTCTTTGGCTACCTCCAAGGTTACCCTCTCAACTTTTTCTAAATCAGAAGAATAACTGACACCTATAGGAATAACTAAAGCCATAGACGGCTCGGGTTTTCTGTGATTGGTTATTATAGAGCTCACAAGCCTTGAGTTGGGTACTATCACCAGGTTGTTGTCTCTTTGCCTTATAACTGTATTCATCCAAGTTATATCCTGCACATATCCCTCTTGACCACTCTCAAGCCTTATAAAATCACCTACTTCTATCTGCCTTGATGCTATGATGTTAAGACCAGAGAAGAAGTTGGAAAGCGTGCCCTGAAGAGCCAAAGAGACTGCCAGCGCACCAATACCCAGCGTAGTTATAAAGTGAGCTACGGGCACTCCAAAGGAGCTAAGAAGAGTTATAACTCCAAGAGCTATTATTATGCCTTTGATGAGGGCAAAGATGAGAGCTGTAGGTGGCAAGGATATATTGGATTTTCTTACATAAAATCTTATGATCTCTACTATCACATCCGCTATTACAAGGGTTATGGAAAGTATAAGTAATCCTTCAATGATCTTTTCTATGAGATGGAAATACTTTCTGTGTTTTTGGAGCTCTTCAGAAAAATAAAGAGCCAGGTAAAGGGATAAGGCAAGCACCCACAGTAATGTGGGTATTCTTAAGGTCCTGTGCAATACCCCAAAGAGGCTAAGTCTTTGTAGGAACCTTTTTATAAAAGAAAAGAATACCAGCCTGAGACTTAAAAATACAAAGAAGGATAGAAAAAACACAAGCACAGGAAGGTAAAAGTCCATCATATTTTCCTAAAATTATAATGCATGCTCTTTGGAGGAAAAAGGATAGGTCGCATACTTATGCTGATGGGTCATTCTGCGGGGATAGGTGATCTTCTAAGAGGGAGTGCCAGCTGGAGAGCCCTAAAGAACAAATTCCCCGATGCGGAGCTTCACCTTCTTTTTCTCACCAAGGATAAAGGAGCAGTTTCTGAAAGGCTCATCTCAAGACATCACCTTCTTTCTTCTTTTCATGTGATAGACAAAAGACTAAGAAGCATAAAAGACTGGAGGGATTTTTTCAAGCACTTTGAGGAGGTGCTTTTGAAGATAAAGCCTGACCTTATTATAGACTTTGAACCACATGGGCTTAAAAGCTCTTTTCTCTGTCTTTATGCCAGAGTAAAGTACCGGGTACCCTCTATCGGCGTGGGCGAGATACCCTTCAGAAGTCCCTTTTACACTCTGGCTTCTCCTCCTTCACGGAGTATAAATAGCCCTGATTACACAGACAGGTTTTTTGTAGTTTTGAAGGCTCTGGGTATAGAGAGGAACGGTATACCCATAGAGTTGGAAGAGACTCCAGAAGCGCTGGAGTTTAGGAAAAAGTTTCGCTCTAAGTTCGGCATTCCTCCAGACAAACCCATCATAGGGCTTAACATAGGCTGTGGTACTCCCGACGCTCTTTGGAAAAGACCGCGTCTGGACCTTCTGAGGCAGGTAGTCTACTCTCTTCAGAAACAGACTGGCAGTTTCCTGGTGCTTTCTGGTGCTGACTTTGAAAGAGACATAAACGAGGAGTTTTTGAAGAGCTATCCCCTTCAAGCCCTGGACCTATCTGGCAAGACGGACATTCTGGAGCTTCCAGGACTTATAAGGTCCTGCTCGCTCTTTATATCCACAGATAGCGGTCCCTATCACATGTCTGTAGCTCTCAGAGTGCCAACGCTGGGCATCTTTGTAAAAGACTTCCCAGCCTCTTACCATCACCATCCTTGGGTATCCTGCATCATTTTAAAGGACGAAGGAGACATACCTAACCTTGTAAGTGAGGGTTTTAGACTATATAAGCACTTTAGCCAGAAAGAGGAGAATGCTTAAAAAAGAGTGGAGAAAAACCAAGCTGAAGCCAGTTGGAAGGTCATACTTAAAAGACAGCACGATCCCCGCGATATTTACAGCAGAGCCATAAACCCACGCAAAAATCAAACCTCTTCCAAAAAGTCTGGCAACTAAGGCTGGTGCAACCAGCATAGAAAAGACTATAAGCACACCCACCAGCTTTACGGAGCTGGTCACCGTCAGAGAAAAAAGCGCAAAGAAAGCCATCTCTTTGGCTATACCCGACAGGAACCTGGCTCTCAGGTATAGAAGAAGACCAAAAAGAGCATATAAAACGCCGGTTTTGAAGATCTCCTCCTTAGGTACAAAGAGTATGTCAGAAGCGGTAAGCGCCATAAACTCTTCCATTCCTCGTGGTGACTTGGAGAGCAAAAGCACCACAGATGAGAAACCCAAGGCGTAAAGGAGACCTATGAAAGCCTCCGCGTACTCTTTCTTTCTTTGGGAGAGAGCTATAAGCAAACTGCAAAGCAGGGCAAAAAGGAGAGAAATAAAGTAAGAAGGTGTCTGAAAGAGAAGAAGGGAAAGCGCCAGCCCAACCGCGGAGGACTGGGCTATGGCTATGTCGGTGAATATTATTCCCCTTTTTACTATCTCAAGCCCAAAGTAGGCGTGAATCCCCAAAAGGATAAAAGAGAGAAGAAGTGCGTGCAAGAGTATATCCGTCATTGGCTAAGCCTCCTGACTATTTCGTCAAATAGGGAAAAGAGGTCCTTAGCTTCTGGCACCGCTCCTACATCGTGGGGAAGCACCACCATCTTTGCGTTTAGCTTTTTAGCCACATACTGAGCTGTCCTCTTCTCGTGATACACATCCTGCAAGATGTACTTAACCTTCTGAGCTGTTTTCAGAAGCTCCTCTATATGGGTTGCGGTGGGAGGTATTCCCGGAAGAGGTTCCAGCGTTCCCACCAGCACCATACCATATCTGTTAAGAAGGTAATCGTAAAGCTTGTGGTACTCAATAACCCTTGTACTTCTTAGTTTTTCAAAGTCTCTATCCCACTCTTTGAGTTTGGTATTCCACAGGCTCAAAAAGTTTTCAAGATTCGTTCCGTAGTAGGCACAGTTGCTTTGGTCAAGCTCACAGAGTTTCTTCTCTACTGCTTTTGCAAGCACTGGTATGTTGTGGGGGTCCAGCTGGTAGTGAGGGTTTCCTTCGGGATGGACATCTCCCATAGCTCTTGAGACGCTTGCGGGCTTTTCTATGAGGGCAACAAACTGGGACAGGTCCAAAAGTCCCTCCCTTCCGGGCTGAATTCTAGGATTGTTAGACTGCTGAAGAAGTGGGGGCAAAAAGCCAATTTCCAGCTGAGCGCCTTGTATGATGAGAAGGTCCGCATCTCTTAGCTTTGCTATGTGGGAGGGCTTTGGCACCACAAAGTGGGGGTCCTCTGTACCCTTGGCAATAACATAAAGGCTCACCTTATCTTTGCCTATCTCTTTCACCAGACTACCTATCCAGGGGTAAGTGGCAACCACTTTCAGCTGTCCAAAGGAAAGGCTAAAGAATAAAAAGAAAAGAAAGACAAACCACCTCATAGCTTTACCTCCTTAAAAGGGATGCGCACCATGCGCCCCTATAGCAAAGTTAAATTGAAGGATCACTTCATTTACCGTCTTTCTCTGATCATTGTAGTAGAAAGCTCTATTTTGACCAATCTGAAGCCTTATGCGGGAAAACTCGGTAGGGTTAAACTCCAACATACCGTAGTAAGCGTAAAGGTTGTCAGTAAGGCTTTTGCCACTCACTTCATTTTTGTTGATCAGGTTGTACTGAATGCCGGCTCTCCACCTTGGTGCGAACCTCCACACCAGCTGTGTGTAAAAGCCTCCCTGCTTTTTGGTAAGGTAAGAGGTTATGGGATTGTTGCTCTGGTCGTATGCATATCTGGTTCCCTTCTGGTCTCTGTAGAGGTATTCGCCTTGCAAAGATATATACCTGTAGGAGTCAATAAAGTACTTGGCGGTGAGGTCAAAGCCGTAGATTCTGGTTTTGCCTGCAAAGGCATGGGGTTCTTCTGTGTCCAGGTGGTCTATCCTTGTCCTTCCATCTGCGTAAGAGAGTCCCGTTAAAACCGAGAGGTTTCCTATATCAAAGGAGGTTTTAACAAAGCCCACATACAGGTTGGGCTTTCTGGTGTCTTTCACTGATATGTCTCCTACGGTAAAGCCTTTAGTGCCAAAGCTCTGCTCGTTTTCTCCTTGCAGAGCTTCCACTCCAAAGAGCAGGTAAAAGGGTGTGGGTGCAAGCCAGTTTATCTGCACTCCCTTCTCCTTTAGCCCGTCATCTCCGAAGAAGGCTTTATACACTAAAGGCGGGTTGGCAAAGTCCCACATGTGGGGGTGCATGGCATTCAGCCTACCAAAAGAGCTTCTAAACTTCCCTACCTTAAACTGCAAACCAAAGGGGAGACCTCTTGTGACCGCATAAGCCTCCTCCACTTCTGAGCCTTCCTCGGAGAAAGGTATGGTGGCATAAAGGTCAAAGTAGGGGTCTACGGGTGCATAAAGGTATAGCTCCGCATAGTTGAAGTTAAAACCTCGCTCCTTGTTTAGCTCTCCGTGTCCGCTCTCATCTGCGTGTTTGTGGTAAAGCCCCGGAATCTCCAGCTTTCTAAAAGTCTCATCCCTTACGTTGCGGTTCACATAGGAGGTATCAATAATCAGGGATATGTCTGGCAGGAAAGCCTTCTGGGAGAAGGGCTGGTAAGTCCTGAGGCTTTCACTGTACTTTAGCTTCAGCTGGAGGCTTCTGTCCGCAGGAAGGGGTTTGCTCTTCTCCTCAGGCTTTACCTCTTCCTTCTGAGCCTTTTCAAGATCCTTTATGCGTCTTTCAAGCTCCTGAATAACTCTTTTTTGTTCCTCTAACTGTCTTCTAAGGTCTTCTAAACTTTCCTGAGCAAAAGAAACTCCCAAGATAGCGGTTAAAAGTATAAGCTTTTTCATGGCTTTTACCTCCTGCCAAAGTTTTTTGGAAAAGAAAAGTCTTAGAGCTGAGCTTCAGGCAGGAGGTGCTCGGGGGAGAGTATGCTTACTGGCTACTTGTCTGGGTTTTGGTAAGCTATGGGTTTGGTCTAAGTAAAAGACTAAAAAGTCAGCCCTTTGGGGTTCTAAGCTGGGGTTTGCCCCCACCTGCTGGCTTGCTTGGAAAACACATACAGAACAGTCTAAGTGTAGCTTTCCATCTTCATGCTTGTGAGCTAAAGAGATGCCACCTTCCAGACTCAGAAGCATTAAGAGTAGAGCTACCAGCCACCCTTTCATACGCTCTTTATTATACTACCCCTGACGCACTCCCACATGGCTATGGCACCTGCAGAGGAAACATTGAGAGAGTTTATTTTCCCAACCATTGGTATGGAAAGCACCAAGTCAGAGATCTCCAGTAGGCTTTTTGACACCCCCTCACCTTCAGAGCCCAACACCAAGGCGCATGGTAGTGGGATGGATGTGTATCTTATATCCTTACCCCCTCTTTCTACGGATATTACCCATCCACCCTGCTTTTTAAAATCTTTCAAAGCCTTTGAGAGGCTGGGAACTTTTGATATCTTAAGGTGAAAGACGCTTCCAGCAGAAGCCTTTACCACCACCTGGTTGATGGGACTTGACCTGTGTGTAGGTAGCAAGGCACCCACTCCACCAAGCACTTCACAGGTTCTCAAAAGATTTCCCACATTCTGCGGGTCAGTAAGATGGTCAAGTACCAAAATAAAAGAGTTTTTTTTCAAAGCATCTTTAAAAAGCTCGTTGGAAGATACATAATTTATGGGGCTTATGATGGCAAGAATGCCTTGAGTCTTCTTTGTGCCTGCAAGCTCTTCTATTTTGGCTCTTGGGACTTTTTGTATTTTGACACCTCTCTCTTTGCAGAGTTTTGCCACTTGATAAGGTGGATGAGAATCGTGAGCTACAAGCACCTTCTCAATGTCCTTTCCCGACCTAAGAGCTTCAATGACGGGATTTTTTCCGTAAACTATCATACCTGCGCGATTATGCCTCCACCCAGCAACACATCCCCCTCGTAAAAGGCGCACACCTGTCCGGGAGTTATGCCCCTCACAGGCGTTTCAAACTCCACCACAAATCCATCCTTAGTCTCCTTTATGTCCTTTACCTTCACAGCCTGAGTTCTGTACCTTACCACAGCATAAACATCCTTCCCCCACTTATCTATGTGAAGATGAAAGTTGATGTCTTTGAGCTTCAAGCTGCTCTTGTAAATTAGCTCTTCACTCCCCACTATTACTGTATTAGTCTGAGCATCTATGTCTACCACATATAGAGGTTCGTGATAAGACACTCCAAGACCTCTTCTCTGCCCTATCGTGAAGTTATAGATGCCAGTGTGAGTTCCAAGAACGCGACCACTTACATGCTTTATGTATCCACTCGCTTCCCCAACTCTTTCCTTTATAAACTCTCCCGGCTTTTTTCCCATAAGAAAGCATACCTCCTGAGAATCTCTCTTTTGGGCCACAGGAAGAGAGTACTCCACCGCTATACGCCTCACCTGTTCCTTAGTGAGGTCTCCAAGAGGAAACTCCAGAAGCTCCAGGTCCTTTTTCCGCACCAGAGCCAAAAAGTAAGACTGGTCTTTGCTTTTGTCCTTTGCCCTCGCTATCAGCCTCTTTCCTTTGTACTCTACAAGTCTTGCGTAGTGTCCTGTTGCCAATCTGTCTACCTGCGCTACTTCCCTTAGGTATCTCGCCAAAAATCCCGTTTTTACATCTCTGTTGCAAATGGCACAGGGGTTTGGAGTTTTACCTTCTGCATACTCTTGCACAAAGTAGTCTATAACCCTCTCTTTGAATATCCTCTCCCAATCAAAAGTTATGTGAGGAATACCCAGCTTTTCAGAAACTTTTGCCGCATCTTTGACATCTTCAGGAGAGCAACAAACTCTCAAATCATCTGTGCTACAGCTCTCAGGAATGGTGTGAAACCTTAAAGTTACTCCTATCACCTCATGACCTGCCATTTTCAAAAGCAGAGCGGATACACTACTATCTACTCCACCGCTCATACCTACCGCAACTCTCATGTATCTCTAATTTAAGCCCTCCTTTCAAAAAAGCTTTTTATATACTCCAGCACCTCTCTTTTGAGTCCATAAGCCTGCAAGCCTTCTCCTATCTGCATGACTATATCTACAGCTATTGGTATGAGTTTATAGGGCTTATCATCTTCTTTGAGTATCTTAAGAGAGTACATACCCATCAGCGTATGCCTTACATCTTCCGCAATACCTACCATAACCGCATCAAACTTATATCTTTTGTATAGCTCCTGTCTTTCTTCCTCCTTCTTGGGTATGAGGCTTTTGGCAAAGGCGCATATTTTTGCCCATGTGCTTAAAGTCTTATCCCACTCCTCTCTTGGCAAAGCCTCAAGCTCCATATGTATGTAATTCAAAAGATACTTGGCAAGATACTCTTTTGCCGATGGTGTATCCTCAAATCCCCACACTTTTAGCTCTTCCATCAGGATATAAATTTAATGACAGGAGGGTGTAAAGATGCGTGTTTTTACATACACAGCTTTTTTGGTGGGCTTTGCCTTTGCAGTGTCAGAGGGGCAGATGATCTTTGAAAATAACTGCCTGAGGTGTCATCAAGAGGGTTCAAAGAAACCTCTATCTTACCTCAAGAAGGAGTATAAAGGAAGAGCGGATGCCATCATGGTGCTTGCCAAGCAGTGTCCTTGGGGGAGAAATCTGTCCGATATGGAGATAGAGATGGTCAGCAGGTGGATAGCCGGAGAAGAAAAGTAAGGTGTTAAAATAATTCTTCCTATGGTGTTCTTTTGGCGCAAATCGGAGGAAGAAAAGCTTGCAGAAAAGGGAGACAAAAACGCTATACTCAAGCTTATAGAGAAGGGCAAAAGGGATAGAGCTATACAGGTGCTGGAAGGTTTTAAGGACGATCCTGAGCTAAGGAAAATACTTTATGACCTTTACCTAAAAGAGGGTAAATACTACTTTGCCTATCAGCTTATAGAGCACTACGATAAGAACTTAGGGACGGCATGGGAAAGAGCTACCATTTATGAGAGGGTTGGTGAGAAAGAGAAAGCTCTGCAGGAGTATCTAAGAATAGGGAATTTTGAGAGCTTAACAAAAGCGGGCCATCTTCTTTATCAAATGGATAAAAAGGAGGAAGCCTTAAGTGTATTTGAGAGGTCACTCAACCTGGCACCCGCCTTAAAGAGAGAGGAACTCCAAGAGATTATAAGGAAAATAAAGGAAGAGCTTGGACTGCTGCAGGTAAAGAAGGAAAGCTTTATTGAAAAGATAAGGAAGGGTCTACAAAAGACAAAGGAAAAAGCGCTCTTTGGAATAATCTTAAGGGGGAGGAAGGTGGACGAAGCCCTGTTTGAGGAGCTAGAAGAAACTCTCGTAAGAGCGGATATAGGAGCAAAGACGGCCATTAATGTGGTGGAAGAGCTGAAAAAAGAGGCTATAAAGAGAAACATAAAGGAGTCTGAAGGACTAAGAGATTTATTAAAGGAGAAGCTCTCTTCTCTTCTTACTGGCTGTCAGGATAACATAAAGGTCAAAGAGGGTAAGACTAACATTTACCTCTTTTTGGGTGTTAACGGGTCTGGGAAAACCACTACCATAGGTAAGCTGGCATACAAATTTGTCAGCGAAGGTAAAAGAGTGCTTTTGTGTGCCGCAGATACTTTTAGGTCAGCTGCTGTGGAGCAACTGGAGGTGTGGGCAAAAAGGAGCGGTGCAGATATTGTAAAAAGGGAAGAAGGTGCCGACCCTGCATCAGTGGTTTTTGATGCTATGAAGAGGGCATCCGAATACCATCTGGTGCTTATAGATACCGCTGGCAGACTTCACACTAAAGAGCCTCTCATCAGGGAGCTAAGAAAGATAAAGTCCGTAATACAGAGATTTTACCCTGAGGAACCTACGGAAACTTTTCTGGTGCTGGATGCCACATTAGGACAGAACTCCATATCTCAGGCTAAGGTCTTTAAAGAAGCTGTTGATATAACTGGTATAATCCTTACCAAGCTTGATGGCACGGCTAAAGGTGGAGCCATAATACCCATATGCAGGGAGCTCAAAGTACCTGTTAAACTACTGGGTGTTGGAGAGGGGCTTGACGACCTGCAACCATTTGATGCAGAAGTTTTTGTGCAAGAACTGCTTTCTGTGGAGGTCTAATATGGAGTACCTGGGCATACTTATCTTCTTTTTGGTGGCTCTTGGAGTGAGTTTTGCCTTTGCCTTCTTGAATGACCTTTTGGGTCCAAAAAC
The DNA window shown above is from Hydrogenobacter thermophilus TK-6 and carries:
- a CDS encoding FAD-dependent oxidoreductase, whose product is MTKIIVIGSGVIGLSSALLLSYAGFRVSVITRNPEEATSWVAGGMLAPFSEGLEGLLFDFSYESLKEYPSFVSFLGDVSGQKVDLWMEGINRVVLKGEDELFSKAQAYAEKGYKVELLEPSSLLSRDVQGIIHYAEEGWVDAQMLMDALLFAVSRMGMEFTIDHIVRAHMEEERVVYLEGLKGKYEADFYLFCTGAWIKTLFDLPVFPIKGQALKVKDVYVSRVHYSSVSYIIPRSRYTYVGATSETDGFNPDITLEGLKTLSENALRIIPSMKHARLISTLVGFRPASPDSMPIFKVGENYLVLTGHHRNGILHAPITAKLVESYLVRGEKTPYMDVFSADRFKNP
- the pheA gene encoding prephenate dehydratase — its product is MEEIALWRKRIDEIDEEILRLLNERIKIAQKIGEIKKASGLDIHAPEREREIFERVLKLNEELYGGEFPKEALFHIYREIMSACLSVEKPLRVAYLGPKATFTHQAALEYFGFSVHYIPVSTIKDVFNEVDLGRADYGVVPVENTIEGVVNYTLDMFLEYDLKIVGEVVIPIKLHLLSNLSSLEDVKRIYSHRHAIAQCRNWIDKNLPKAQIIETESTARACEIVLELNDAAAIASEVASYTYHLNILAQNIQESANNFTRFLIVGNRSMKRTGKDKTSLILAVRNKPGDLYKTLESFYLYGVNLTKIESRPSKKKAWDYVFFVDLDGHMEDHNVRMALDLLAKENRIIKMLGSYPKALFEES
- a CDS encoding DUF58 domain-containing protein encodes the protein MKKKYRVKVNRVGIIFIGITVFFGIAAVNTANNLLYLVVSSMLSFMLTSGILSLYNLRGLTIKLVPPAEVYAGRYETFRLIVENHKLLPSFLISFPSKLKNEVVPVVFKRAEAGVEIYFENRGFYESVEIMVATTFPVGLFERYYTEKVPVNLIVFPKPIVADLKAVDHQDAKKGQESLHSLTRGYDEVHSIREYRGEPVKLIHWKASAKTGTLYVKDTYSQEKKPIILSLDMVDGGLEEKISKLSYLIIRFIREGYPVGLKIGESVIKPDTGNMHKRELLSALALLK
- a CDS encoding slipin family protein; amino-acid sequence: MVKGVLDLLIFVLFFAIVIASIFGADLLKILGGALMSFSPLVVILVAVVIFLLVSVKIVPEYQRAVIFRLGRVIGAKGPGLFILIPVIDRMVKMDLRTVTLDVPTQDIITRDNVSVSVDAVVYFRVVDPVKAVVEVENYYYATSQIAQTTLRSVCGSVELDELLAEREKLNITLQEIIDRQTDPWGVKVVSVELKRIDLPEELRRAMARQAEAERERRAKIITAEAEYQAAQKLADAAKILASEPLALQLRYLETIQTVSAKPGNTLLIPIPFEMLKLLAKNEEKVQGKS
- a CDS encoding mechanosensitive ion channel family protein; this encodes MMDFYLPVLVFFLSFFVFLSLRLVFFSFIKRFLQRLSLFGVLHRTLRIPTLLWVLALSLYLALYFSEELQKHRKYFHLIEKIIEGLLILSITLVIADVIVEIIRFYVRKSNISLPPTALIFALIKGIIIALGVITLLSSFGVPVAHFITTLGIGALAVSLALQGTLSNFFSGLNIIASRQIEVGDFIRLESGQEGYVQDITWMNTVIRQRDNNLVIVPNSRLVSSIITNHRKPEPSMALVIPIGVSYSSDLEKVERVTLEVAKEVQRSVEGADPSFEPFIRYSAFGDFSINFSVILRVLDTDAQFLVKHEFIKRIKEAYEKEGIEIPFPVRKIYLYYGEGGA
- a CDS encoding glycosyltransferase family 9 protein, producing MLFGGKRIGRILMLMGHSAGIGDLLRGSASWRALKNKFPDAELHLLFLTKDKGAVSERLISRHHLLSSFHVIDKRLRSIKDWRDFFKHFEEVLLKIKPDLIIDFEPHGLKSSFLCLYARVKYRVPSIGVGEIPFRSPFYTLASPPSRSINSPDYTDRFFVVLKALGIERNGIPIELEETPEALEFRKKFRSKFGIPPDKPIIGLNIGCGTPDALWKRPRLDLLRQVVYSLQKQTGSFLVLSGADFERDINEEFLKSYPLQALDLSGKTDILELPGLIRSCSLFISTDSGPYHMSVALRVPTLGIFVKDFPASYHHHPWVSCIILKDEGDIPNLVSEGFRLYKHFSQKEENA